From Gimesia panareensis, the proteins below share one genomic window:
- a CDS encoding glycosyltransferase, translating into MSATLITIWGYTTIAFWFVLLGPSLMMMLRKRVSRCVPLTEIPAEWPRISVIVPAKDEAETLESNLNSLLASDYPDLEIIAVNDRSTDGTGAIMERVAARAAAETQVRMQVLHIEELPADWLGKSHAMYQGTQQATGELLLFTDGDIIFSPHAIADATRIFLKRKLDHLCLLPQLAQGSLIEMALITFFGFLLTGGTFLWLVPTRWNFAYLGIGAFNLIRRDVYEQIGGHATIKLDVLDDIKLGKLVKNHGYQQDFYLGIEELKVRWQPSAWGVITGVEKNSFASFQYSVIKLSLVTLLYILVFLLPFVMPFLFPLSQTIGFVITIVLLHLCYAAIGVLFAAGLRVTPFLLFASLALAFAIWRSAWIILKNGGVRWRDTIYPLDLLKRNLY; encoded by the coding sequence ATGTCTGCAACGCTGATTACAATCTGGGGCTACACTACGATCGCGTTCTGGTTCGTATTACTCGGACCGTCACTGATGATGATGCTCCGCAAACGGGTCTCCCGCTGTGTGCCGCTGACAGAAATTCCTGCTGAGTGGCCCCGGATCTCAGTCATCGTTCCCGCCAAGGATGAAGCGGAGACGCTCGAATCCAACCTGAATTCCCTGTTGGCTTCGGATTATCCCGATCTGGAAATTATCGCGGTCAACGACCGTTCAACGGATGGGACCGGCGCCATTATGGAACGCGTCGCCGCCCGCGCTGCGGCAGAGACACAGGTCAGGATGCAGGTCCTGCACATCGAGGAACTGCCCGCTGACTGGCTGGGGAAATCACATGCCATGTACCAGGGAACGCAACAGGCCACGGGAGAACTGCTGCTGTTTACCGATGGGGATATCATCTTCAGCCCCCATGCCATCGCCGATGCCACCCGGATTTTTCTCAAACGAAAACTGGATCATCTCTGCCTGCTGCCTCAACTCGCGCAGGGCAGTCTGATCGAGATGGCGTTGATTACCTTTTTCGGTTTTCTTTTAACCGGCGGAACGTTTCTCTGGCTGGTACCGACCCGCTGGAACTTTGCCTATCTCGGCATCGGTGCTTTCAACCTGATTCGCAGGGACGTCTACGAGCAGATCGGTGGTCACGCCACCATCAAACTGGATGTACTTGACGATATCAAGCTCGGGAAACTGGTCAAAAATCATGGCTATCAACAGGACTTTTACCTGGGCATTGAAGAACTCAAGGTTCGCTGGCAACCCTCCGCCTGGGGCGTGATTACCGGGGTGGAGAAGAATTCCTTTGCCTCGTTCCAATACTCCGTAATCAAACTGTCGCTGGTCACGTTACTTTACATTCTGGTCTTCCTCCTCCCGTTTGTGATGCCGTTTCTGTTCCCGCTCTCCCAGACGATCGGCTTCGTGATTACGATCGTCCTTCTGCATCTCTGCTATGCCGCGATCGGCGTTCTGTTTGCTGCGGGACTGCGCGTGACACCATTCCTGTTGTTCGCCTCGCTGGCATTGGCCTTTGCCATCTGGCGTTCCGCCTGGATCATTCTCAAAAACGGCGGCGTCCGCTGGCGCGATACGATTTATCCCCTCGATCTGCTGAAGCGGAACCTGTATTGA
- the lhgO gene encoding L-2-hydroxyglutarate oxidase → MKNADVAIIGGGIVGLATGWQITQRFPQTSVLILEKENEVALHQTGHNSGVLHSGIYYKPGSLRAINCREGIKAMKAFCTAEEIPWEECGKVIVAVDESEFGALENIYQRGQQNGVVCEMIDEAKLKEYEPHVAGIRGIHVPETGIVDFRQVSVRLAERIQEKGQQVETGAEVVGIKHHADGITLQTRAGEFTAKQVINCGGLFSDRVARLGGAHPDSKIVPFRGEYFELKPEAEHLCKALIYPVPNPEFPFLGVHFTKMIHGGVECGPNAVWAFAREGYTKSDINLRDLLESATYPGFLKMACKYWKTGLKEMWRSFSKPAFVEALQRLIPEIKSEHLEAAPAGVRAMALGPDGSLIDDFLFDESDRMINVLNAPSPAATSSLRIGQTVVDLLAPRIE, encoded by the coding sequence ATGAAAAATGCAGATGTCGCAATAATTGGCGGAGGAATTGTCGGACTGGCGACTGGCTGGCAGATTACCCAGCGGTTTCCCCAGACCTCTGTGCTGATCCTCGAAAAAGAAAACGAAGTCGCCCTGCATCAGACGGGCCATAACTCCGGCGTACTGCATTCGGGGATCTATTACAAACCCGGTTCGCTACGGGCCATCAACTGCCGCGAGGGCATCAAGGCGATGAAAGCCTTCTGCACTGCCGAAGAGATTCCCTGGGAAGAGTGCGGCAAAGTCATCGTCGCCGTCGATGAAAGCGAATTCGGTGCCCTGGAAAATATCTACCAGCGCGGACAACAGAACGGCGTCGTCTGCGAAATGATTGACGAGGCGAAGCTCAAGGAATACGAACCGCATGTAGCCGGCATTCGCGGGATTCATGTGCCCGAGACCGGTATTGTCGATTTCAGGCAGGTGTCGGTCCGCCTCGCCGAACGCATTCAGGAAAAAGGACAGCAGGTCGAAACCGGAGCCGAGGTCGTTGGAATCAAACATCATGCGGACGGGATCACGCTGCAGACCAGAGCCGGTGAGTTCACCGCGAAACAGGTCATCAATTGCGGCGGCCTGTTCAGCGACCGGGTGGCCCGACTGGGGGGCGCGCATCCGGATTCCAAAATTGTTCCCTTCCGGGGCGAATACTTTGAACTCAAGCCCGAAGCAGAGCACCTCTGTAAAGCGTTGATCTATCCGGTGCCCAATCCGGAGTTCCCGTTTCTGGGCGTGCACTTCACGAAGATGATTCATGGCGGCGTGGAATGCGGTCCGAATGCGGTCTGGGCCTTCGCACGAGAGGGATATACGAAGTCCGACATCAATCTGCGTGACCTGCTGGAATCGGCGACCTATCCCGGCTTTCTCAAGATGGCCTGCAAATACTGGAAGACCGGTCTGAAGGAGATGTGGCGTTCGTTCAGCAAGCCGGCCTTCGTCGAAGCGCTGCAGCGACTGATTCCCGAGATCAAGTCCGAGCATCTGGAAGCGGCTCCCGCGGGTGTCCGGGCGATGGCACTCGGCCCGGATGGGAGCCTGATTGACGACTTTCTCTTTGACGAATCCGACCGGATGATCAATGTCTTGAACGCACCTTCGCCGGCTGCGACCTCTTCACTGCGCATTGGCCAGACTGTAGTCGATCTGCTCGCACCCCGGATTGAATAG
- a CDS encoding dipeptidase, producing MVEQVRDYLEQHQERFVGELVEFLKIPSVSADSTLKAETRRGAEFVQQQMEAAGLESRLIETAGHPIVYGAWQKAAGKPTVLVYGHYDVQPPDPLDQWQTPPFEPDIRDGHIYARGATDDKGQMYTHIKSVEAWMKTRGELPVNVVFVIEGEEEVGSDNLDRFLAENKDLVACDIAVISDTSQYAPGIPAITYGLRGILACEVIVNGPRQDLHSGVFGGAVTNPANGLARMVAALHDDQGRVQIPGFYDNVIELTQEERDQFAALPFDEAKFMSDLGVKAVSGEADFTTLERRWARPTCDVNGMISGYTGEGPKTIVPAQARVKITCRLVPDQNPKALTKALEQFLLEQLPAGLTMQFIDYHGCKGLVFDFNSPYMAAARTAIEQAFGTAPVMIREGGSIPVVETFQSLVGVETLLLGWGQNTDNLHSPNERFSLESFRQGTLASALLWQELANIQV from the coding sequence ATGGTTGAGCAAGTTCGCGATTATTTGGAGCAACATCAGGAACGGTTTGTTGGTGAGCTGGTTGAGTTTTTAAAAATTCCCAGTGTCAGTGCCGACTCGACTCTCAAAGCAGAAACCCGGCGGGGTGCGGAATTCGTCCAGCAGCAGATGGAAGCTGCGGGTCTGGAAAGCCGCCTGATTGAAACCGCGGGACACCCGATTGTCTACGGGGCCTGGCAGAAAGCGGCTGGCAAGCCAACCGTGCTGGTCTACGGCCATTACGATGTGCAGCCCCCCGACCCCCTCGATCAGTGGCAAACGCCCCCCTTCGAACCCGATATCCGCGACGGACATATTTATGCCCGCGGAGCGACCGACGATAAAGGCCAGATGTATACCCACATCAAATCGGTCGAAGCCTGGATGAAAACACGCGGCGAATTGCCTGTGAACGTGGTCTTCGTGATTGAAGGAGAAGAAGAGGTCGGCAGCGACAACCTGGATCGCTTCCTGGCTGAGAACAAGGACCTGGTCGCCTGCGATATCGCAGTCATCAGCGATACCAGCCAGTATGCCCCGGGCATTCCCGCGATTACCTACGGACTGCGGGGCATTCTGGCCTGCGAAGTGATTGTCAACGGTCCGCGACAGGATCTGCACAGTGGCGTCTTTGGTGGTGCGGTGACCAATCCCGCCAACGGACTGGCCCGGATGGTAGCGGCACTGCACGATGATCAGGGTCGCGTCCAGATTCCCGGCTTCTACGATAATGTGATCGAGCTGACGCAGGAAGAACGCGACCAGTTCGCCGCTCTTCCTTTCGATGAAGCCAAATTCATGTCGGACCTGGGAGTCAAAGCGGTCTCTGGTGAAGCGGATTTCACAACCCTGGAACGACGCTGGGCTCGCCCCACCTGTGATGTCAACGGTATGATCTCCGGTTATACGGGCGAAGGACCTAAAACGATTGTCCCGGCCCAGGCGCGCGTAAAGATCACCTGCCGACTGGTTCCCGATCAGAATCCCAAGGCACTGACCAAAGCACTCGAGCAGTTCCTGCTGGAACAACTGCCGGCGGGACTGACGATGCAGTTCATCGATTATCACGGCTGTAAAGGACTCGTATTTGATTTCAACAGCCCCTACATGGCGGCGGCCCGGACTGCGATCGAGCAGGCCTTTGGCACGGCCCCGGTGATGATCCGCGAAGGGGGCTCAATCCCGGTGGTCGAAACATTCCAGTCGCTGGTGGGCGTGGAAACACTGCTCTTAGGCTGGGGACAGAACACCGATAACCTGCATAGCCCCAATGAACGTTTCTCCCTGGAATCCTTCCGGCAGGGCACCCTGGCCAGCGCCCTGCTCTGGCAGGAACTGGCGAACATTCAGGTGTGA